In a single window of the Chitinophagaceae bacterium genome:
- a CDS encoding glyoxalase: MNLSFTKVKETCLYVKDLSATKDFYHKKLGLPVITEVENRHIFFRAGESVLLCFISESTKEDKNLPPHFGEGKMHYALECKKEEYLQWKAFFQKKNIPIIHEEKWGRGFESFYFEDPEKHVGEIVMKGMWGD; the protein is encoded by the coding sequence ATGAACTTATCATTTACAAAAGTAAAAGAAACTTGCTTATATGTTAAAGACTTAAGCGCTACAAAAGACTTTTATCATAAAAAACTCGGACTTCCGGTGATTACTGAAGTGGAAAACAGACATATTTTTTTTCGTGCCGGAGAAAGTGTTTTACTGTGTTTTATTTCTGAAAGTACAAAAGAAGATAAGAATTTACCTCCTCATTTTGGAGAAGGTAAAATGCACTATGCATTGGAATGTAAAAAAGAAGAATATTTGCAGTGGAAAGCTTTTTTTCAAAAGAAGAATATTCCCATAATTCATGAAGAAAAATGGGGGAGAGGGTTTGAATCATTCTACTTTGAAGACCCAGAAAAACATGTAGGCGAAATTGTTATGAAAGGTATGTGGGGAGATTAA
- a CDS encoding T9SS C-terminal target domain-containing protein produces MRKNILFKSTGFLFLFILTAVSAHSFEIGRYTITYQDPDRNNRSIPTEIYYPAQTAGTQTPFANGTFPVVVFGHGFAMEWSAYQNIWEFLVSQGYIVAFPKTENTLFPPPSHGDFGADINFLVGQIIQSGNTPGSFFYGKTNNKAAVLGHSMGGGAAFLAADGGHSAIKTKITLAAAETNPSAIGAAENIDIPSLVIAGANDCVTPPGDHQILMYNELSTACKFYVSIEGASHCQFANSNFNCSFGESTCSPSASISRAVQQSRTNDLILPWLNYFLKGQCTAWETFNDYIENQSFIDFNASCLLNPATAEIEITGDSDFCEGESAILSTASDDSYTYSWNNGSSDSIIIVNQSGTYSVIVTDPAGCSDTSEVQINVLPSPSPSINAIPGNAVCSVDSIILSTQNVYNSYLWSTGSTEANTIIYDNDTISVIVTYQNGCSGTNEIVLEFFEQPDSGFLYFENDTLFSSINGTFYNWMLDGEILPANPQQNFILPESEGVYMLEIVQSENCSIYTEPFLFTFNHNRNLENNIDFTAYVQNNLLKVNINTVESKKLVFELFDIQGRIIHQNHREIYKNSHFTLTETGNLSSGLYLLRVSKGAQRQVQKIYINH; encoded by the coding sequence ATGAGAAAAAATATACTTTTTAAATCTACCGGCTTCCTGTTTCTATTTATTTTAACTGCTGTAAGTGCTCATAGCTTTGAAATTGGGCGATATACTATCACTTATCAAGATCCGGACAGAAATAACAGAAGCATACCTACAGAAATATATTATCCTGCACAAACTGCCGGCACTCAGACTCCATTTGCGAACGGTACTTTCCCGGTGGTAGTTTTTGGGCACGGATTTGCAATGGAATGGTCGGCCTACCAAAATATATGGGAGTTTTTAGTATCTCAAGGATATATAGTTGCTTTCCCCAAAACTGAAAACACCCTTTTTCCTCCTCCCAGTCATGGTGATTTTGGTGCTGACATTAACTTTTTAGTTGGTCAGATTATACAATCCGGCAATACACCGGGCTCTTTCTTTTATGGGAAAACCAATAATAAAGCCGCCGTATTGGGGCACTCAATGGGTGGAGGTGCTGCTTTTTTAGCTGCTGACGGAGGGCATTCTGCCATTAAAACAAAAATTACATTAGCGGCAGCTGAAACCAACCCTTCTGCTATTGGGGCGGCTGAAAATATAGATATCCCTTCATTGGTTATTGCCGGTGCCAATGATTGTGTAACCCCTCCGGGTGACCATCAGATACTTATGTACAACGAACTTTCGACTGCTTGTAAATTTTATGTAAGCATTGAAGGTGCCAGCCATTGTCAATTTGCCAATTCTAATTTCAACTGCTCATTTGGAGAAAGCACCTGCTCCCCCTCTGCTTCGATTTCAAGAGCCGTGCAACAAAGCAGAACAAATGATTTAATTTTACCCTGGCTAAACTATTTTTTAAAAGGGCAATGCACTGCCTGGGAAACTTTCAATGATTATATTGAAAATCAAAGTTTTATAGACTTTAATGCTTCCTGTTTGCTTAATCCGGCTACTGCTGAAATTGAAATCACAGGTGATTCTGACTTTTGTGAAGGAGAATCTGCAATATTAAGTACTGCCTCTGATGATTCATACACCTATTCCTGGAATAATGGAAGTTCTGACAGTATTATTATCGTTAATCAAAGCGGTACTTATTCTGTGATAGTTACTGACCCGGCCGGCTGTTCTGATACCTCAGAAGTCCAAATTAATGTTTTACCTTCTCCTTCCCCATCCATAAATGCCATTCCCGGAAACGCAGTATGCTCCGTTGACAGTATAATACTCAGCACGCAAAATGTATATAACAGCTACCTTTGGAGTACTGGCTCTACTGAGGCAAATACAATTATATATGATAATGACACTATCTCGGTAATAGTTACCTACCAGAACGGTTGTTCCGGCACGAATGAGATTGTACTTGAGTTTTTTGAACAACCCGATAGTGGCTTTTTATACTTTGAGAACGATACCTTGTTTTCCAGTATTAACGGTACTTTTTACAACTGGATGTTAGACGGTGAAATATTGCCTGCAAACCCGCAACAAAACTTTATTCTTCCGGAAAGTGAGGGCGTTTATATGTTAGAGATTGTTCAAAGTGAAAATTGTAGTATTTATACAGAGCCGTTTTTATTCACTTTTAACCATAACCGGAATTTAGAAAACAACATAGATTTTACAGCTTATGTGCAAAACAATCTTTTGAAAGTAAACATAAATACTGTTGAATCTAAAAAGCTTGTATTTGAACTGTTTGATATTCAGGGGCGAATTATTCATCAAAACCACCGGGAAATTTATAAAAACAGCCATTTTACCTTAACTGAAACCGGAAACCTCAGTAGTGGTTTATATCTTTTAAGAGTCAGCAAGGGTGCGCAAAGGCAAGTTCAGAAAATTTATATTAACCATTAA